From the genome of Xiphophorus couchianus chromosome 6, X_couchianus-1.0, whole genome shotgun sequence, one region includes:
- the kif1ab gene encoding kinesin-like protein KIF1A isoform X2 — MAGASVKVAVRVRPFNSREIGKESKCIIQMSGNTTTILNPKQPKENKSFNFDFSYWSHTTPEDINYASQMQVYKDIGEEMLLHAFEGYNVCIFAYGQTGAGKSYTMMGRQEQDQQGIIPLLCEDLFTKINDSNNDNSMSYSVEVSYMEIYCERVRDLLNPKNKGNLRVREHPLLGPYVEDLSKLAVTSYNDIQDLMDSGNKARTVAATNMNETSSRSHAVFNIIFTQKKHDMETDNTSEKVSKISLVDLAGSERADSTGAKGTRLKEGANINKSLTTLGKVISALAELDSAPNKNKKKKKVESFIPYRDSVLTWLLRENLGGNSRTAMVAALSPADINYDETLSTLRYADRAKQIRCNAVINEDPNNRLVRELKEEVARLKDLLYAQGLGDIIETYRGTLPAITGLKYLCDYKNFVNNRQAVNQRGDLSTVTNAMTGMSPSPSLSVLSSRAGSISNLHDRIFSPASEEAIERLKETEKIIAELNETWEEKLRRTEAIRMEREALLAEMGVAMREDGGTVGVFSPKKTPHLVNLNEDPLMSECLLYYIKDGITKVGRENAKTRQDIVLSGHFIRDEHCTFSSTTGPQGEGCVILEPCEGSETYVNGKRVTSPTVLRSGNRIIMGKSHVFRFNDPEQARLERERTPCAETPVEPVDWAFAQRELLEKQGIDMKQEMEQRLQELEDQYRKEREEASNLLEQQRLDYESKLEALQKQVDSRYLESPEEEEEPEEEVPWTMRETELALWAFRKWRFYQFTSLRDLLWGNAIFLKEANAISVELKKKVQFQFVLLTDTLYSPLPPDLLPPSVAKERERRPFPRTIVAVEVQDQKNGATHYWTLEKLRQRLDLMREMYDRAAELPSSTVDDCDHALTGGDPFYDRFPWFRLVGRAFVYLSNLLYPVPLVHRVAIVSEKGEVKGFLRVAVQAISADEEAPDYGSGVRQSGTAKISFEDNQFEKFQSESCPGGLPHSNTSQEELRIVEGEGQNVEIGISADEVNNNTCAATQEPPYSPVKSLGLGLDLPLELSPEKALSHLKIGSTFTFRVTVLQASSISAEYADIFCQFNFIHRHDEAFSTEPLKNTGRGPPLGFYHVQNIKVEVTKSFLEYIKTQPIVFEVFGHYQKQPFPPLCKDLISPLRPSRRQFPRVMPLSKPVPATKLSTLTRSTAGPCHAKYDLMVFFEICELEANGDYIPAVVDHRGGMPCHGTFLLHQGIQRRIRVTIAHETGNDIEWKEVKELVIGRIRNTPEADETIIDPNILSLNILSSGYFWPKHDDKTFYRFEAAWDSSMHNSLLLNRVTPYGEKIYITLSAYLEMENCTQPTVITKDFCVVFYSRDTKLPASRSIRNFFSTGCLRPSESNRVTGVYEVTLCHVADNGSPGMQRRRRRVLDTSVAYVRGEENLAGWRPRSDSLILDHQWELEKLSLLQEVEKTRHYLLLREKLEATLQAGQDALYKSSDICDFAKSPVLSSSPAPDSPNQRQRELAAKCLRLLMHTFNREYSQVSSSASESKLSEMTASLMRDSSSSGLSTLTPSSTCPSLVDGHFDIRLTEPSSGASTPDLDPFSPVDRKKALRGYTFVPDIQEIRVSPIVSKKGYLHFLEPHSSGWVRRYVVVRRPYVYLYRSERDNVERAVINLSSAKVEYSEDKQTLLRTPNTFAVCTEHRGILLQAANDKEMHDWLYAFNPLLAGTIRSKLSRRKSVQSLPAAQRI, encoded by the exons ATGGCGGGGGCTTCAGTGAAGGTGGCGGTGAGGGTCCGACCCTTTAACTCCAGGGAGATTGGAAAGGAGAGCAAATGCATCATTCAGATGTCAGGGAACACCACAA ctatccTGAACCCAAAACagccaaaagaaaacaagagctTCAACTTTGACTTCTCATACTGGTCACACACTACG CCTGAGGACATCAACTATGCGTCTCAGATGCAGGTGTACAAGGACATCGGAGAGGAGATGCTGCTCCACGCCTTTGAAGGCTACAATGTGTGCATATTTGCATATGGACAGACAGGAGCTGGCAAAAGCTACACCATGATGGGACGACAGGAACAAGACCAGCAGGGGATTATACCTCTG CTTTGTGAGGACCTTTTCACTAAGATCAATGACAGCAACAATGACAACAGCATGTCTTACTCTGTGGAG GTAAGCTACATGGAGATTTACTGTGAGCGTGTGCGTGACCTGCTGAATCCCAAGAACAAAGGAAACCTGCGTGTGCGAGAGCACCCCCTGTTAGGACCGTACGTCGAAGATCTGTCTAAGTTAGCAGTGACTTCGTACAATGACATTCAGGACCTGATGGATTCTGGAAACAAGGCCAG GACTGTGGCTGCCACCAACATGAATGAGACCAGCAGTCGCTCTCATGCTGTATTTAACATCATCTTCACACAGAAGAAACATGACATGGAGACAGACAACACTTCAGAAAAG GTCAGCAAGATAAGTCTGGTAGACTTGGCCGGCAGCGAGAGAGCTGATTCAACTGGAGCTAAAGGGACACGACTGAAG GAAGgtgcaaacataaataaatctcttaCCACACTTGGAAAAGTCATTTCTGCTTTAGCTGAACTG GACTCTGCTCCGAATAAG aacaagaaaaagaagaaagtggaGAGTTTTATTCCTTACAGAGATTCAGTTCTGACTTGGCTCCTGAGGGAGAACTTAG gagGAAACTCTCGCACAGCCATGGTGGCAGCTCTCAGTCCTGCAGATATTAATTATGATGAAACTCTAAGTACTCTTCG GTATGCTGATCGTGCCAAACAGATCCGCTGCAACGCCGTGATCAACGAGGATCCCAACAACCGCCTGGTCCGCGAGCTGAAAGAGGAGGTTGCTCGCCTCAAAGACCTGCTGTATGCACAGGGCCTGGGAGACATCATCGAGA CGTATCGAGGCACCCTTCCTGCCATCACTGgtttgaaat ATCTGTGCGATTACAAGAACTTTGTGAACAATCGCCAGGCTGTCAATCAAAGGGGTGATCTCTCCACAGTGACCAACGCCATGACAGGAATGAGTCCCTCCCCCTCGCTCTCTGTCCTGTCCAGCCGGGCCGGCTCCATCAGTAACCTTCATGACCGCATCTTCAGCCCGGCCAGCGAGGAGGCCATCGAAAGGCTCAAG gaaacagagaaaatcaTTGCAGAGCTTAATGAGACTTGGGAAGAGAAGCTGCGTCGTACTGAGGCGATTCGCATGGAGAG AGAGGCTCTGCTGGCTGAGATGGGTGTTGCTATGAGAGAAGATGGAGGAACTGTCGGTGTCTTTTCTCCCAAGAAG ACCCCTCATCTGGTGAACCTCAACGAGGATCCGCTAATGTCTGAGTGTCTGCTCTACTACATCAAAGATGGCATTACCAA GGTTGGTCGCGAAAACGCCAAAACTCGACAAGACATCGTTCTTAGCGGCCACTTCATTAGAGATGAGCACTGTACCTTCAGCAGCACAACAGGACCGCAGGGAGAAG GATGTGTCATCCTTGAGCCATGTGAGGGGTCAGAGACATATGTCAATGGGAAGAGAGTGACCTCGCCCACTGTTTTGCGATCTG gGAACCGCATCATCATGGGTAAAAGCCACGTGTTTCGCTTCAACGACCCGGAGCAGGCCCGCCTGGAGCGGGAGAGAACGCCATGTGCGGAGACCCCGGTGGAGCCCGTGGACTGGGCCTTCGCTCAGAGGGAGCTGCTGGAGAAGCAAGGCATAGACATGAAGCAGGAGATGGAGCAGAG GCTTCAGGAGCTTGAAGACCAATACCgcaaagaaagagaagaagccAGTAACCTGCTTGAGCAGCAGAGGCTG GACTATGAGAGTAAACTGGAGGCCCTTCAGAAACAAGTAGACTCTAGGTACCTGGAGTcacctgaggaagaggaggagcctGAGGAGGAAG TGCCGTGGACGATGCGTGAAACTGAACTGGCACTCTGGGCTTTCAGAAAGTGGCGGTTCTACCAGTTCACCTCCCTCAGGGATCTGCTCTGGGGAAATGCCATCTTCCTCAAAGAGGCAAATGCTATTAGTGTGGAACTAAAGAAAAAG GTGCAGTTCCAATTCGTCCTGCTGACAGACACTCTTTACTCTCCGCTCCCACCTGACCTGCTGCCTCCCAGTGTGGCTAAGGAACGAGAGAGGCGACCTTTCCCTCGAACAATAGTAGCCGTTGAAGTGCAGGATCAGAAGAATGGAGCCACGCATTACTGGACTTTGGAAAAGCTCAG gcaGAGGCTGGACCTGATGAGAGAGATGTATGACCGAGCTGCAGAGCTGCCCAGCAGCACTGTGGACGACTGCGACCACGCCTTGACCGGAGGGGACCCCTTCTACGACCGCTTCCCCTGGTTCCGTCTGGTTGGCAG GGCTTTCGTGTACCTGAGTAATCTGCTGTATCCGGTGCCTCTGGTGCACCGCGTGGCCATCGTCAGTGAGAAGGGAGAGGTCAAAGGTTTCCTCAGGGTGGCGGTCCAGGCCATATCAG CTGATGAGGAGGCCCCTGATTATGGATCTGGAGTGAGGCAGTCAGGCACTGCCAAGATCTCCTTTGAAGACAACCAATTTGAGAAG TTTCAGAGTGAGTCGTGTCCTGGAGGTTTGCCACATTCCAACACCTCCCAAGAGGAGCTCAGAATCGTGGAGGGAGAAGGACAAAACGTCGAGATAGGAATCTCAGCGGATGAGGTCAACAACAACACCTGTGCAG CCACTCAGGAGCCTCCTTACAGCCCTGTGAAGAGTTTAGGTCTGGGTCTGGACCTTCCACTGGAGCTGTCTCCAGAAAAAGCTCTGTCACACCTGAAGATTGGCAGCACCTTCACCTTCAGAGTCACCGTCCTTCAGGCTTCCAGCATCTCAGCAGAATACGCCGACATTTTCTGCCAGTTTAA cttcatcCATCGTCACGATGAAGCTTTTTCAACTGAGCCACTGAAAAACACGGGCAGAGGGCCTCCGCTCGGATTCTATCATGTACAAAAT ATCAAGGTGGAAGTGACCAAGTCATTCTTGGAGTACATTAAGACTCAGCCCATCGTCTTTGAGGTGTTCGGACACTATCAGAAACAGCCTTTCCCTCCATTATGCAAAGATTTGATCAG TCCTCTGAGACCCTCCAGGAGGCAGTTTCCGCGGGTGATGCCACTATCCAAACCAG tGCCAGCCACAAAGCTCAGCACGCTGACTCGCTCCACTGCTGGACCTTGTCATGCCAAATATGACCTCATGGTCTTCTTTGAGATCTGTGAGCTGGAGGCTAATGGAGA CTACATCCCAGCTGTTGTTGACCACAGAGGCGGCATGCCGTGCCATGGGACTTTCCTTTTACATCAG GGCATACAGAGAAGGATCAGAGTTACCATTGCTCATGAAACAGGAAACGATATCGAGTGGAAGGAGGTGAAGGAGCTTGTTATCG GTCGCATTCGAAACACACCAGAGGCTGATGAGACCATCATTGACCCCAACATCCTTTCCCTCAACATTCTCTCCTCTGGATACTTCTGGCCAAAACATGATGACAA GACCTTCTATCGATTCGAGGCGGCATGGGACAGCTCCATGCACAACTCTCTGCTTCTGAACAGAGTCACTCCATACGGAGAGAAGATCTACATCACTCTCTCAGCTTACCTGGAG ATGGAGAACTGCACTCAGCCGACAGTTATCACCAAAGATTTCTGCGTGGTGTTTTACTCCCGTGACACAAAGCTTCCAGCCTCCCGATCCATCAGGAACTTCTTCAGCACTGGCTGCCTCAGGCCCTCAGAGAG TAATCGTGTCACCGGAGTTTATGAGGTCACTCTCTGCCATGTTGCAGACAACGGAAGTCCAG GAATGCAGCGTCGTCGCAGGCGTGTTCTTGACACCTCTGTGGCATACGTGCGAGGAGAGGAGAACCTGGCGGGTTGGAGACCCCGCAGCGACAGCCTCATCCTTGACCACCAGTGGGAGCTGGAGAAGCTCAGCTTACTGCAAGAG GTGGAGAAAACCAGGCATTACCTCCTGCTGAGGGAAAAGCTCGAGGCAACTCTCCAGGCAGGGCAGGACGCACTTTACAAGAGCAGCGACATTTGTGACTTTGCAAAGAGCCCCGTCCTCAGCAGCAGCCCCGCTCCTGACAGCCCCAACCAGAGGCAGAGGGAGCTAGCTGCTAAG TGTCTGCGCCTGCTGATGCACACATTCAACAGAGAGTACAGCCAGGTGAGCAGCAGTGCCAGTGAAAGCAAG CTTTCAGAAATGACTGCGTCACTCATGAGGGACTCGTCCTCCTCTGGCTTGAGCACACTTACTCCCTCCTCTACTTGCCCCTCATTGGTCGATGGCCATTTTGACATCCG GCTCACTGAACCGAGCTCAGGAGCATCGACACCGGACCTGGACCCGTTCAGCCCAGTGGACAGAAAGAAAGCTCTGAGAGGATACACCTTTGTTCCTGACATACAAGAGATTCGCGTCAG CCCCATCGTGTCAAAGAAGGGCTACCTGCATTTCTTGGAGCCCCACAGCAGTGGCTGGGTGAGGCGTTATGTGGTCGTGCGCAGACCCTACGTCTACCTGTACCGCAGCGAGAGGGACAATGTGGAGAGGGCTGTCATCAACCTGTCCTCAGCTAAAGTGGAATACAGTGAAGATAAACAGACATTACTGCGG ACTCCTAACACATTTGCGGTGTGCACTGAGCATCGTGGGATACTGCTGCAGGCCGCCAACGACAAAGAGATGCATGACTGGCTGTACGCCTTTAACCCTCTGTTAGCTGGTACCATCAG GTCCAAGCTCTCCAGGAGAAAGTCAGTCCAGTCGCTCCCAGCTGCTCAGCGGATCTAA